In Pseudophryne corroboree isolate aPseCor3 chromosome 7, aPseCor3.hap2, whole genome shotgun sequence, a single window of DNA contains:
- the LOC134944109 gene encoding fibrinogen-like protein 1-like protein produces the protein MAILLLRISDKLDEDKWDHVIFFTRDCDELYQLGHRKNGVYVIRPDGSPYLVVQCHMYDCGGWTVIQRNRYDTLITWSESYTAYEYGFGNIEQDHYLGNHYIHLLTAQKWNKVRFLLVDPQNKTRHADYDSFHLTNATDNYRVRLGIYDGDAGDSLSSGALKNLHDNMRFSTYDKDNDRLYNKNCADEHGGGWWYDSCYDAQLNKKDGLHWKTLCDHNCRSSLILIKPIRMYCNRV, from the exons atggcaatccttctactgcgaatctcagataagcttgatgaggataaATGGGATCATGTAA TCTTTTTCACCAGGGACTGCGATGAACTTTACCAGTTGGGACACAGGAAAAATGGTGTTTATGTGATTCGTCCAGATGGCTCCCCCTATCTGGTGGTTCAATGCCACATGTATGATTGTGGGGGATGGACGGTCATTCAGAGAAACAGATATGACACTTTAATTACATGGAGTGAATCTTACACAGCCTATGAATATGGCTTTGGGAACATTGAACAAGATCACTATCTTGGTAACCATTATATTCATTTACTGACTGCTCAGAAGTGGAATAAAGTCAGGTTCCTCCTAGTTGATCCCCAAAACAAGACCAGACACGCGGACTATGACAGCTTCCATTTGACAAATGCTACTGACAACTACCGGGTGAGGCTCGGGATATATGATGGAGATGCTGGTGACTCCTTGTCTTCAGGTGCCCTGAAAAATCTACATGATAATATGAGGTTCTCCACCTATGATAAGGACAATGATCGGCTGTATAATAAAAATTGTGCTGATGAACATGGAGGTGGCTGGTGGTACGATTCCTGCTATGATGCCCAACTCAACAAGAAGGATGGACTCCACTGGAAAACGCTTTGTGACCATAACTGCAGGAGCTCGCTCATTTTAATAAAACCCATTCGCATGTATTGTAACAGGGTGTAA